From a region of the Nerophis lumbriciformis linkage group LG06, RoL_Nlum_v2.1, whole genome shotgun sequence genome:
- the marveld3 gene encoding MARVEL domain-containing protein 3 isoform X2: protein MDMRSGSPKKTPAFRDHHHQGPSTLYEQSPVYPPEREFYERQHREALYNLRYILTTRGLCQLMEVFVNLLITICAGVPHSNNGGYRDLASLGGVYYYHFGGANAFKGAEAERVMELDRLFNDLKRPPYAFAMACGGIVMIYALAMLALGIFRVPYRYPPVLLGEAAVNLLIGLGYIAALVFFFIKLQDNYNNAICKEREQMYKSKGHKGFKCQFHGADIAGGLFGVLSVFVFIFGAVLAVRAFRTVRNMKKQKTPQDDRF from the exons GTATGAACAGTCTCCTGTGTATCCTCCTGAGCGGGAGTTTTACGAGCGACAGCACAGAGAAGCTCTTTACAACCTCCGATACATCCTCACCACTCGAG GTCTTTGCcagttgatggaggtttttgtcaATCTTCTCATCACCATCTGCGCCGGCGTGCCGCACAGCAACAACGGAGGCTACCGTGACCTGGCCAGCCTGGGGGGCGTCTACTACTATCACTTTGGGGGAGCCAACGCCTTTAAAGGGGCTGAAGCAGAGCGAGTGATGGAGCTGGACCGGTTGTTCAACGATCTCAAGAGGCCTCCGTACGCTTTCGCCATGGCGTGCGGCGGGATCGTCATGATCTACGCCCTGGCTATGCTGGCACTGGGGATTTTCCGAGTGCCTTACCGCTACCCGCCCGTGCTGCTAGGGGAGGCTGCAGTGAACCTGCTGATCGGCCTGGGATACATCGCCGCGCTGGTCTTCTTCTTCATCAAGCTGCAGGACAACTACAACAACGCCATCTGCAAGGAGAGGGAGCAGATGTACAAGAGCAAAGGTCACAAGGGCTTCAAATGCCAGTTTCACGGCGCAGACATCGCCGGGGGCCTCTTTGGCGTTCTGAGCGTCTTTGTGTTCATCTTTGGCGCCGTGTTGGCCGTTAGAGCGTTCCGAACCGTGCGGAACATGAAAAAGCAAAAAACTCCCCAAGATGATCGCTTTTAA